The genomic DNA agagagagagagagagagagagagagagagagagagagagagagattacgtttaTTAAAAACATGATGACGATCAAATATTACATCAAGAGTAAATCAGAACCAAGTAACAAATCTTTCTGAAAACAGAAACTAAATGATATCAAATATTCTCAGGTCGTTTTGAGCAGTAATCCTGAAAGAGTCACAAGACGACAACTGATGAGGAGTTCGTAAACATACTAAAGCATTCCATGCTTGATAATACAATAATCGTCTGCAATCATTTAAGTCACAGAGAAAAAGCATAATGTCGATTGTCATTGTGGTATAATATAGCTTTGTTCATTCCTACAATTGCAGTAAAAACAAGAAAATCAACATAACTGCACGagcaacaaacacatttacacacgtatgtgtgtgtacaattttGAAATTCACCCCATGTAAGGAGAGGAGCTTGAAAAGAAACCTCGTTATACGGAAAAAGGATTAATAGATAGTATAAACTAGTTATACATTCTACTTCTTAGTATTTAAATGTCATATTCTTATTCATTGTAACATATTTCACGTTAAGAGGATATATACAAAGATTCGTTTAATGGATTAAAAAACGGTTATGTAGTACCAGCGAGCTCACTGGAACGCAGAACGATAGGATTTAGAATCAGTGAATTGGCCTATTTGTTGAAATAAGGTATCACTTTTAACATATATATTCTATTCGATAACATATATTTTAGATACTATATTTAGATTGAAAATATGTGTTTATGCGGATATAATTACGGAAATGGACAATGGGAGTAAACCAAACGTCTCCATTTGGTTGTTGTCATGGGACCGAGGAGAAAGAAGGCTCTTTCACCTCCCCTTAAGTCCAAAGGTCGAACTCTATCAACCAAACGACGGgacgattttgttgttgttgatgttgtttttgctgttgtttgaGGTATAATTGTGCTTTTCGTTattgcaaggtatatatatatatatatatatatatatatatatatatatatatatatatatatatatatatacacacacacacacacatatatatatatatatatatatatatatatatatatatatatatatatataagtgtgtgtgtatatatatatatatatatatatatatatatatatatatatatatatatatatatatatatatatatatatatatatatatatatataaagagagagagagagagagagagagagagagagagagagagagagagagagagagaggtgaataggGTGTGGGAGAAGTAAAAGGAGTGTGGGAGAGGTGAATGGGGTGTAGGGGTAGGTTGATGGGGTTGTGGGGAAGAGGTTTAAGGGGTATGGGAGGAGGTGTATCTGGTGGAGGAGGGGTGTATGGGGTTTGGGGTGTAGAAGAgttgcatggggtgtgggagaggtatatcgggtgtgggggagaggtataTGGGATGTGGGAGGGAGGTGTATGGGGTGTTGGGGAGAGGTATAAATGGTGTGGAGGAGAGGTGTATctgggtgtgggagaggtgcaaggAGTGAAAGGGGAAAGGTGTATGGGGTATGGTGGAGAGGTGTATTGGGTGGGGGTAGAGGTGTAGGGGGTGTGGGAGAAGTACATGGGGTGTAGAatagaggtgtatggggtgtgggagaggtgcatgggtagtgggggagaggtgtatgaggtgtggtaGAGGTGCATGGGTAGTGGGGGAGAGGTGTACGGGGTTTGGAAAAGAGGTGTATGAGGTGAGGGGAAGAGGTGCTTGGTGTGTGTGGGAGAAGTGTATGAGGTGTTGGGGAGAGGGATATGAGGTCtgggggagaggtgtaaggggtgttggGGAGATGTGcgtgaggtgtgggggagaggtgtatggggtgtgggaCAGGTATATGGGATGTAAGGAtaggtgcatggggtgtttgggaaatgtgtatgaggtgtgggggggaGAGGGGTATGTGGTGTGGGGGACGGGTGTCTGGGGTTTTGGGTAGGggaagaggtgtatgaggtgtgggaggGGTTTGTGGGGTGTGcggaagaggtgcatggggtgtttgggagaagTGTATGAGgtttgggggataggtggatttggTGTGGGGAAGAGGTGTATGagatgtgggggagaggggcatggagtGTAGGGGAGACGTGCATGCTGTTTGGAAGAGGTGAGTGGGGTGTTTGAGTCAGGTGCGTGGGGTGTGAAAGAGGTATATGGGGATGTCAGGGAGTTGTAAAATTGTGTGGGAAAGGTGCATGGGGTGCAGGGGAGAGATGTGTGTGGTGTAGGGAGACGTGCATGGGGGAGTGGGAGAGGTGTATGTGGTGTTGGAGAGGTATATGAGGTGAGGGAGAGAGGTGCATGGGGCGTGGGAGAGATGTATGGGGTGTAGGGGAGActtgcatggggtgtgggagaggaGTATGGAGTGTGGGGGAGATATGTATGTGGTGTGGGAGAGGTATATGAGGTGAGGAAGAGAGGTGTATTGGGTGTTGGGGAGAGTTATATGGGGTGTGGAGAAGATGTGTACGGTGTATGGGAGAGGTGTGCTcggtgtgggagaggtgcatgaggtgtgGGAGAGATGTATGTGgtgtgggagaggtgtatggggtatgGGAGGGATCAAGAGTGAAATCCCTTTCGTTCTAAACAGTTTCTTATTCAAAGAATGTTCTTTTTTTAGGGGGAAAGTTTCATTTTTAGGGAGCAAGAAAACAACATTGTTTACTGTTCATTGCAAGAAAAGAACATATATTATATACTCAAGGTAAagttataaatatctctctctctctctctctctctctctctctctctctctctctctctctctctctctctctctctcatctctctctctctctctctctctaatatatatatatatatatatatatatatatatatatatatatatatatatatatatatatacatatgtatgcctcactttttattgtaccctgaagtgtattaaaaaatgcacgaaagtgcctagtactaaagctttttattattttgtactgtcttttgcatatatatatatatatatatatatatatatatatatatatatatatatatatatatatacatatgtatatatatatatatatatatatatatatgtatatatatatatatatatatatatatatatatatatatatatatatatatatatatatataaatatatatatgaaaatatatgtatatatatatatatatatatatatatatatatatatatatatatatatatatatatatatatatatttatatatacatatatatgtatatatatattatatatataacatatatatatatatatatatacatacatatatatatatatatatgtatatatatatatatatatatatatatatatatatatatatatatatatatatatatatatatgtatatatatatatatatatatatatatatatacatatatatatatattaaaaaatgcaaaaaagcgcttagtactaaagctttttattattttgtgctgtcttttgtatatatatatatatatatatatgaaaataatatatatatatatatatatatatatatatatatatatatatatatatatatatatttaaatatacatatgtatatatgtatatatatattatatatacaacatatatgtatatatatacatatatatacatatatatgtatatatatatatatttatttatatatatatatatatatatatatatatatatatatatatatatatatatatatatatatatatatatatacatacatatatatgcatatatatatatacatacatatatatacatatatatatatatatatatatatatatatatacatatatatatatacatatatgtatatgaaaatatatttacatatatatatatatatatatatatatatatatatatatatatatatatacatatgtatgcctcACATTTTATTGTAACcggaagaagtgtattaaaatatgCACGAAAGCGCctagtactaaagctttttattattttgtactgttttttgcatatatatatatatatatatatatatatatatatatatatatatatatatattatatatatacatatatatatatatatatatatatatatatatatattatatatataacatatatatatatatatatatatatatatatatatatatatatatatatatatatatatatttatatacatacatatgtatatatacatatatatatacatatatatatatatatatatatatatatatatatatatatatatatatatatatgaatatatatatatatatatatatatatatatatatatatatatatatatatatatatatatatgaatatatatatatatatatatatatatatatatatatatatatatatctatatatatatatatatatatatatatatatatatatatatatatatatatatacatacatacaacaatatatatatatatatatatatatatatatatatatatatatttatatatatatatatatatatatatatatatatatatatatatatatatatatatatatatatatatatatatatatttatatatatatatatgtatatatatatatatatatgtgtatatatatatatatatatatacatatatatatatatatatatatatatatatatatatatatatatatatatatatatacatatatatatatatacatatatatatatatatatatatatatatatatatatatatatatatatatatatatatatatatatatatattattatatatatatataaatatatataaatatatatatatatatataaatatatatatatatatatatatatatatatatatatatatatatatatacatatatatatatatatatatatatatatatatatatatatatatatatatatatacatatatatatatatatatatatatatatatatatatatatttatatatgtatatatatatactgtatatatatatatatatatatatatatatatatatatatatatatatatatatatataaatatatatatatataaatatatatatgtatatatatatatatatatatatatatatatatatatataaatatatatatataaatatatatatataaatatatattatatatatatatatgtatatatatatatatatatatatatatatataaatatatatatatatatatatatatatatatatatatatatatacatatagttacatatatatatatataaattatatatttttttttcaactaagaaatcttcaaattacaataaacttaattccccaaatctcagataagaaaactttaatgatctatcaaaataataaagaagtttttcaatataggaaaacataatccgcacagattctgcaacaccatattatcaaaaagatcctttgtatgcaccgatctaccagcttaatgtttcacagctgcttgcaaagatttaacaagtgaattttccgttggatctatgtaacccctcatttcatgcatgcacgttatggcataaatagcttgatcactggagattactaaagcgccggaatctaataaaagcgtcataaataaagcaacatacaatggcatttcgctttgctcgtgaccattattgtaagtttctctttgttgaaagacaagttggtaggccttgtcggtgctgtcattcatcgatgatagaagatgcccatgacaactgaggtcccccaatttcgtgtccaaattagatgccaccgttaaagacgactgctggcatttcattgcattcacgatcctggaaagcagattccaaaaataaaacaatgtacatatatacttgtaatttcaaaaacctttaccttctatatcaaagttaaatttcagcgaaaaatctttttttttttttctctctccttatctttgccgtgtaataaaacttttgttacgtaaacactcaaagtttaacaataaagtttccctcgttaatatgaacagtcaagatggagaggactttcactctggaatattctacttaagaatttttacctccattttattaataacctttggtataaagcaccaaacctcaagttaaagcatcaattgcctctgtacctggacaccaatattagagattaaaaacctaaacatatttttaaaagtagcaaaacagtctaaagaatgaataactctcacaagtccataactctgaaaaatgtaaacaagaattgaccattcatccatgttagttgacaacacttcaaaaaatccgctcttttgtactctttctgggcttacatacattgatgacctgaacagtgtattcagtacaagtttaaattctttggttttctatgatttccaaatctggctttttgctacctacttgcattaaaatcgaaaattttatctggaacaacgttcaaacattgccaaagtactttacataattctgtcgactgcctcctgctccttcatgtttaattttaaagattaatttgctgtccagtttccaaccactcttttcatgatatataaaaaaaaaaaatgcgctgtattcatcgctaaaaacttcagaattactccaaacctactactgaggtgtcacaacatataaatttcccaacatcagaggcgtcacaatataacttaaatctgaggagtcacaatatagcggtaaattccctatgaggcgtcgcaatatatttataagattgcctacatccgaggcttcgcaatgtgataaattgcctacatctgatgcgtcacaatatagtaattaactgcctacatcttaggcgtcgcaatagtgtgataaactgcctacatctgaggcgtcacaatagagtgataaactgcctacatctgaggcgtcacaatatagtgataaactgcctacatctgaggcgtcacaatatagtgataaactgcctacaccttaggcgtcacaatatagtgataaactgcctacaccttaggcgtcacaatatagtgataaactgcctacaccttaggcgtcacaatatagtgataaactgcctacaccttaggcgtcacaatatagtgataaactgcctacaccttaggcgtcacaatatagtgataaactgcgtacaccttaggcgtcacaatatagtgataaactgcctacaccttaggcgtcaccatagtgataaactgcctacattttaggcgtcacaatatattgataaactgcctacatcttaggcgtcacaatgaagtaataggttaaataagtctgatgcaagtatatagttaaagtaacgaccaaaataaaaagaacgaatttctgcgtcaaaacgtgatctcaaccagagcatctgatatttcttcattaagttctcaactagctttgctcaatatgtaaaaatacagaaatactttatcgttttcattttaacaatatctttcacgacaaatttcgtggaaattatgtaacagacaattctgtccaaaagatattcgttaaaataacgttttcgttaattcagaaagtttggcatctaaacaaggtctttaacgacatagtttatcctaatactgtagttacgaaattcgccttcagtattcgtcctctgtaaacctttccaaaaacaatttagagtctgaaaaccaattatactctcttgtaaataaatccaaatcttgaagcttttaaagtaaatagctagcatccaatgccccttcaaatcaaccatccgcagctatgccatcatctaaaaatacttcaatcttcacttccttagatctccaatatctaacagacttaagaactttagtaaagatgtaccgccgcttacaaaaatgtctaaaaaaaatccattataaaaaaaactttttaaatttttccccaatgattCGTCCCTTCctgacctattgttacacaatccaacaaccacagtaacggttttgaaatggaattttgtgatcgcccttttagacgtcaatgactatcttaccggacccaatctaattctgttcaatgtattgtgaataacaacaaccaacaggcgattaaaacaataaaattaaataaacacaatgttccaatttccttgtaccaactgctaagtatacaaaataaaaacagctatattttcacttatcttttcgacgtctttcttggtacattcctggctccaatgtcaactctcggcctttattgagctctagacctcttccatcaaagttgatatgaatccacactttccctcgatctttaactagcatgacactttcggcgatgctgctctttgcgtactaactcgtttctgcagcagttttagatgttccttgtcctccaagttgataaacaatcgcatctaatgctaacattttcgtatcagtttcctcaaaataacgcgatgctcattcaaatggctTTCCAttatactttaacgaggtgcggatacttgtagaatattctgctggaaatcggataatagattgtccatcacttcttgaaacggtttcagcattctgattgctaacgtgaaaacactattcacatctgaagctgtatttgaccctgcctggcgtcctggctaataaattcgacttgctcgggctagcgtgcgctagaaagtgaccacttcctaaatacctcttcaaacatcgaatacgtttcacccaacactaaattctcattggccactgcctacataacaacttaagtaacaagacacttaagatctgcttacatgtcgttaggacaattatttttcgctatacttcgtaacgcgaaaaaattctaatatatatatatatatatatatatatatatatatatatatatatatatatatatatatatatatataaatatatatatatatacatatatatatatatagatagatatataaatatatatatatatatatatatatatatatatatatatatatatatatatatatatatatatatatatatatatatatatatgtatatatatatatttatatgtatatatatacatatatatatatatatatatatatatatatatatatatatatatatatatatatatatatatatatatatgtatatatatgcatgtatatatatatatatatatatatatatatatatatatatatatatatatatatatatattatgtacatatatatatatatatatatatatatatatatatatatatatatatatatatatatgtatatgtatatatataaatatatatatatatatatatatatatatatatatatatatatatatatatatatatatatatatgtatatatatatatatatatatatatatatatatatatatatatatatatatatatatatatttataatatatatatatatatatatatatatatatatatatatatatatatatatatatatatttatatatatatatgtatatatacatatatatgcatatatatatatatatatatatatatatatatatatatatatatatatatatatatatatatatatatatatatgtatatatatatatatatatatatatatatatatatatatatatatatatatatatatatatatatatatatatatatatatatatatcagaacaaattaacaataaatcattctaaaaaagtaacaacgtcaaaacagatatgtcatatataaactattaacagcgtcaaaaacaaatatgtcatatataaa from Palaemon carinicauda isolate YSFRI2023 chromosome 34, ASM3689809v2, whole genome shotgun sequence includes the following:
- the LOC137626860 gene encoding uncharacterized protein encodes the protein MHLSHTEHTSPIHRTHLLHTPYNSPQHPIHLSSSPHIPLPHHIHISPTLHTPLPHPMQVSPTPHTSLPRPMHLSPSPHIPLQHHIHLSHSPMHHARLPYTPCPSPPHLIHLFPTPNPPIPQTSYTSPKHPMHLFRTPHKPLPHLIHLFPYPKPQTPVPHTTYPSPPHTSYTFPKHPMHLSLHPIYLSHTPYTSPPHLTHISPTPLTPLPQTSYPSPQHLIHFSHTHQAPLPLTSYTSFPNPVHLSPTTHAPLPHLIHLSPTTHAPLPHPIHLYSTPHVLLPHPLHLYPHPIHLSTIPHTPFPFHSLHLSHTQIHLSSTPFIPLPNTPYTSLPHPIYLSPTPDIPLPHPMQLFYTPNPIHPSSTRYTSSHTP